The following are encoded together in the Tatumella ptyseos genome:
- a CDS encoding DUF1471 domain-containing protein encodes MKKTTIAMLALLALPAVSFAKSISVTDISLQGAENKIMKIADNHDAEYTITGASSGNFVRMTAVLHNIQDVSGLGRKN; translated from the coding sequence ATGAAAAAAACAACTATCGCTATGCTTGCTTTACTTGCACTACCGGCCGTTTCTTTTGCAAAAAGTATCTCTGTAACGGATATCTCGTTACAAGGCGCTGAAAATAAAATTATGAAGATTGCCGATAACCACGATGCAGAGTACACCATAACGGGCGCTAGTTCAGGTAACTTCGTCCGAATGACGGCAGTACTGCACAATATTCAAGATGTATCAGGGTTAGGTCGTAAGAATTAA
- the metR gene encoding HTH-type transcriptional regulator MetR, with amino-acid sequence MIEIKHLKTLQALKHTGSLAAAAAHLHQTQSALSHQFSDIEQRLGFKLFIRKSQPLRFTRQGEVLLQLADSVLPQVHQALQACQAPQQTTLRIAIECHSCIQWMTPALNSFREQWPQVSVEFASGVTFDPQPALQQGELDLVLTSDILPKSGLHYTPLFDFEVRLVVAVGHPLATKAVILPSDLTDETLLIYPVQRQRMDIWRHFLQPAGVNPSLKAVDNTLLLIQMVSANMGIAALPHWVVENVERQKLVVTRTLDNGIWSRLYAATREGENRQPVLDAFITHAQQHARQLPFVRDASGALITA; translated from the coding sequence ATGATTGAGATTAAGCATCTGAAAACACTGCAGGCATTAAAGCATACGGGGTCGTTGGCCGCCGCAGCCGCACATCTGCACCAAACTCAGTCAGCACTCTCCCATCAGTTTAGTGACATTGAGCAGCGTTTAGGCTTTAAGCTCTTTATACGTAAAAGTCAGCCACTACGCTTTACTCGGCAGGGTGAAGTATTGTTACAACTCGCGGACAGCGTGCTACCCCAAGTTCATCAAGCGTTGCAGGCCTGCCAAGCCCCTCAACAGACCACTTTACGTATTGCGATAGAGTGCCACAGCTGTATTCAATGGATGACGCCAGCATTAAATAGCTTTCGCGAGCAGTGGCCACAGGTCTCAGTCGAATTCGCATCGGGAGTCACTTTCGACCCTCAACCTGCCTTACAGCAAGGTGAATTAGATCTAGTACTCACCTCCGATATTTTGCCAAAGAGCGGACTGCACTACACACCGTTATTCGATTTTGAAGTCAGACTGGTGGTGGCGGTCGGCCATCCTCTCGCCACCAAAGCAGTCATCTTACCGTCAGATCTGACCGACGAAACACTACTTATCTACCCAGTGCAACGTCAACGTATGGACATCTGGCGTCATTTCCTACAACCTGCTGGCGTAAACCCATCCTTAAAAGCGGTCGATAACACCCTATTACTGATCCAGATGGTCTCTGCCAATATGGGGATTGCCGCATTACCGCACTGGGTTGTTGAAAACGTTGAGCGGCAAAAACTGGTGGTCACTCGCACATTAGATAATGGCATTTGGAGCCGTCTATACGCGGCGACTCGAGAAGGTGAAAATCGTCAACCAGTGTTAGATGCCTTTATTACCCATGCTCAACAACACGCACGTCAATTGCCTTTTGTCAGGGATGCTTCCGGGGCCTTGATCACGGCTTAG
- the glpT gene encoding glycerol-3-phosphate transporter, with protein sequence MFNLFKPAAHAAPLDDKLIDPTYRRLRWQIFIGIFFGYAAYYLVRKNFALAIPSLVEQGFSRGDLGFALSGISIAYGFSKFIMGSVSDRSNPRYFLPAGLILAALVMLMMGFIPWATSSIMVMFFLLFLCGWFQGMGWPPCGRTMVHWWSQKERGGIVSVWNCAHNVGGGIPPLLFLLGMMWFGDWKAAFYMPAFLAIIIALIAFALMRDTPQSCGLPPIEAYKNDYPPNYSAESETELTTKQIFSQYILPNKLLWYIALANVFVYLLRYGILDWSPTYLKEVKHFTLDKSSWAYFFYEYAGIPGTLLCGWVSDKVFKGNRGITGVVFMTLVTIATIVYWLNPAGNPAIDMACMTVIGFLIYGPVMLIGLHALELAPKKAAGTAAGFTGLFGYLGGSVAASAIVGYTVDFFGWDGGFLVMIAGSVLAVLLLLLTTVSEKKHKQALLQND encoded by the coding sequence ATGTTCAATCTTTTTAAACCGGCTGCACATGCCGCGCCACTTGACGATAAGCTTATCGACCCCACCTACCGACGACTGCGTTGGCAGATTTTTATCGGGATATTTTTTGGCTACGCAGCTTACTATTTAGTCAGAAAAAATTTCGCTTTAGCGATTCCTTCGCTGGTTGAACAGGGCTTTAGCCGGGGTGATTTAGGCTTCGCCTTATCAGGGATTTCAATCGCTTACGGTTTCTCGAAATTTATTATGGGCTCGGTCTCTGACCGTTCCAACCCCCGCTATTTTCTCCCCGCAGGATTGATTTTAGCCGCGCTGGTGATGCTGATGATGGGCTTTATTCCATGGGCTACCTCAAGCATTATGGTGATGTTTTTCCTGTTATTTTTATGTGGTTGGTTCCAAGGCATGGGATGGCCGCCTTGTGGTAGGACGATGGTTCACTGGTGGTCACAAAAGGAGCGCGGTGGAATCGTTTCGGTATGGAACTGTGCTCATAACGTAGGCGGCGGCATCCCTCCACTGCTATTTTTACTAGGAATGATGTGGTTTGGTGATTGGAAAGCGGCTTTTTACATGCCTGCATTCTTAGCGATCATCATCGCCTTAATCGCCTTCGCACTGATGCGAGACACCCCGCAGTCCTGTGGATTACCCCCTATCGAAGCCTATAAAAATGATTATCCCCCTAACTACAGTGCTGAGAGTGAAACTGAGCTAACGACTAAGCAAATCTTTAGCCAATATATTCTGCCCAATAAACTCTTGTGGTATATCGCCTTAGCTAACGTGTTCGTCTATTTACTGCGTTATGGGATTCTCGATTGGTCGCCAACTTACTTAAAAGAAGTTAAACATTTCACGTTGGATAAATCGTCCTGGGCCTACTTCTTTTATGAGTATGCAGGGATCCCCGGCACCCTACTTTGCGGATGGGTTTCCGATAAGGTCTTTAAAGGAAACCGTGGGATCACTGGCGTTGTCTTTATGACGCTAGTGACTATTGCCACCATCGTTTACTGGCTAAATCCCGCGGGTAATCCAGCTATCGATATGGCCTGCATGACGGTGATTGGCTTCCTTATTTATGGGCCAGTCATGTTAATCGGCTTACACGCATTAGAGTTAGCCCCGAAAAAAGCGGCAGGAACGGCGGCAGGATTTACCGGCCTCTTCGGCTACTTGGGCGGTTCCGTTGCGGCCAGTGCTATTGTTGGTTACACCGTTGATTTCTTTGGTTGGGACGGTGGCTTCTTGGTGATGATTGCCGGTTCAGTGTTAGCGGTACTTCTGCTACTGCTCACCACGGTGAGTGAGAAGAAACATAAACAAGCCTTGCTGCAAAATGACTAG
- the pldA gene encoding phospholipase A: MQRKCLVLAAALALPLGANAESNGYDVGVQNNAPVHGSIISNLLQKHDSAFVLYPYESNYVLYTYTSNMNKGAIESYNWGHNARKDELKFQLSLAFPIWRGILGDNSVLAASYTQRSWWQISNSKESSPFRETNYEPQLFVGWATDYSLGDWTLRDVETGLNHESNGRSDPTSRSWNRGYLRLMAENGNMTAEIKPWVRLDTGGGDDDNPDIIKYMGHYRAKLGYKWGESVFSVEGQYNWNSGYGGAQLGWSYPITHNVRFYTQVYSGYGESLIDYNHRQTRVGIGLTLNDVL, from the coding sequence ATGCAACGAAAGTGTTTGGTATTAGCGGCAGCGCTAGCGTTACCTCTGGGCGCTAACGCAGAAAGTAATGGCTATGATGTAGGGGTACAAAATAACGCGCCTGTTCATGGCAGCATTATCTCAAATCTATTACAAAAACATGATAGCGCTTTCGTTCTCTATCCTTATGAAAGTAACTATGTGTTGTATACCTACACCAGTAATATGAATAAAGGCGCCATTGAAAGCTATAACTGGGGCCATAATGCGCGTAAAGACGAGCTGAAATTCCAATTAAGCTTAGCTTTCCCAATTTGGCGCGGTATTCTCGGCGATAACTCAGTGTTAGCGGCTTCTTACACCCAGCGTTCTTGGTGGCAAATTTCCAATAGCAAAGAATCTTCCCCTTTCCGTGAAACCAATTACGAACCGCAACTCTTCGTTGGCTGGGCAACAGATTACTCATTAGGTGATTGGACGCTACGTGATGTCGAAACCGGCCTTAACCATGAATCGAACGGACGCAGCGACCCGACCTCTCGAAGCTGGAACCGGGGTTACCTGCGTTTGATGGCGGAAAATGGTAACATGACGGCTGAAATTAAGCCTTGGGTACGCCTTGATACGGGCGGGGGTGACGACGATAACCCAGATATCATCAAATATATGGGACATTATCGTGCTAAATTGGGCTACAAATGGGGTGAAAGCGTCTTCAGTGTCGAGGGGCAATATAACTGGAATTCTGGTTATGGCGGTGCTCAACTTGGCTGGAGCTATCCAATCACCCACAACGTCAGATTTTATACCCAAGTCTACAGTGGTTATGGCGAGTCGTTGATCGACTATAATCACCGTCAAACACGGGTTGGTATTGGTCTAACTCTTAATGATGTTCTCTGA
- the recQ gene encoding ATP-dependent DNA helicase RecQ — MATLLETDREADAIQVLQETFGYQQFRPGQDSIIQAAISGQDCLVVMPTGGGKSLCYQIPALVRNGLTLVVSPLISLMKDQVDQLRANGVSAESLNSSQPREIQQQIYQDCREGKVKLLYVAPERLMMESFLDTLSSWNPALIAVDEAHCISQWGHDFRPEYGAIGRLRERFPTLPIMALTATADSTTRQDILQRLQLHEPFIQISSFDRPNIRYTLVDKYKPTDQLLTYLRDQRGKCGIIYCNSRAKVEDITARLQSRGWSVGAYHAGLDTDERARVQEAFQRDDLQIVVATVAFGMGINKPNVRFVFHLDIPRNIESYYQETGRAGRDGLPAEAMMLYDPADMGWLRRCLDEKTPGLSQDIERHKLNAMGAFAEAQTCRRLVLLNYFGENRQAACGNCDICLDPPRRYDGLVDAQKALSTIYRVGQRFGMGYIVEVLRGAANQRIKEFGHDKLPVYAIGRDQSHEHWVSVLRQLIHLGLVTQNISQHSALQLTESARPVLRSESPLQLAVPRIIVTKSRPVMSRLSGSHYDKKLFAKLRKLRKAIADEENIPPYVVFNDATLIELSEIQPISPSEMLGINGIGQRKLERFGRPFMQLIKQHLDDE; from the coding sequence GTGGCAACATTGCTAGAAACGGACCGGGAGGCTGATGCCATCCAAGTACTGCAGGAAACCTTTGGTTATCAGCAGTTCCGTCCCGGTCAAGATAGTATTATTCAAGCGGCAATCTCTGGACAAGATTGTCTTGTCGTAATGCCTACTGGCGGTGGTAAGTCACTGTGTTACCAAATACCCGCGTTAGTCCGTAATGGGCTAACGCTGGTGGTTTCCCCCCTCATTTCACTGATGAAAGATCAGGTCGACCAGCTGCGTGCCAACGGTGTGAGCGCGGAGAGCCTCAATTCAAGCCAACCTAGAGAGATCCAGCAGCAGATTTATCAAGACTGTCGGGAAGGTAAAGTTAAGCTGTTATATGTGGCGCCAGAACGACTCATGATGGAGAGTTTTCTCGACACCTTGAGCAGTTGGAATCCTGCCTTGATTGCGGTAGACGAGGCGCACTGTATTTCGCAATGGGGACATGATTTTCGTCCTGAATATGGTGCTATTGGTCGTCTACGGGAACGCTTCCCTACATTACCCATCATGGCGTTAACGGCCACTGCAGACAGTACGACTCGTCAAGATATCTTACAACGCTTGCAGCTCCATGAGCCTTTTATTCAAATAAGTAGTTTCGACCGCCCTAATATTCGCTACACGCTGGTCGATAAATATAAACCAACAGATCAATTACTCACCTATCTCCGTGACCAGCGGGGTAAGTGCGGGATTATTTACTGTAACAGTCGGGCCAAAGTTGAAGATATTACTGCTCGGTTGCAAAGTCGGGGATGGAGTGTCGGTGCCTATCATGCAGGGCTCGACACTGATGAGCGAGCTCGGGTACAAGAAGCTTTTCAGCGCGATGACTTACAAATCGTTGTCGCGACCGTCGCATTTGGGATGGGAATTAATAAACCCAATGTCCGCTTTGTTTTCCATTTAGATATTCCGCGTAATATCGAGTCCTATTATCAGGAGACAGGGAGAGCGGGACGTGACGGTTTACCCGCCGAGGCGATGATGTTGTACGATCCTGCCGATATGGGATGGTTACGCCGCTGTCTTGATGAGAAAACCCCTGGGTTAAGCCAAGACATTGAACGGCATAAGCTCAATGCTATGGGCGCATTTGCCGAGGCGCAAACTTGCCGCCGTCTAGTACTGCTCAACTACTTTGGTGAAAATCGTCAAGCCGCCTGTGGTAACTGTGATATTTGTTTGGACCCGCCACGTCGTTACGACGGCTTAGTCGATGCACAAAAAGCGCTTTCGACCATTTATCGCGTCGGCCAACGATTTGGTATGGGGTATATCGTCGAAGTCCTTAGGGGAGCCGCCAATCAGCGTATTAAAGAGTTCGGTCACGATAAGTTACCGGTTTATGCGATTGGTCGTGACCAGAGTCACGAACATTGGGTTAGCGTATTACGCCAACTCATTCACCTCGGATTGGTTACCCAAAACATTAGTCAGCACTCTGCACTACAACTGACAGAAAGTGCGCGTCCTGTCTTACGTAGCGAATCTCCTCTGCAATTGGCGGTTCCTCGCATCATTGTGACTAAGTCCCGTCCGGTGATGAGCCGTTTGTCAGGAAGCCATTACGATAAAAAGCTCTTTGCTAAATTACGGAAATTACGTAAGGCGATTGCGGATGAGGAAAATATTCCTCCCTACGTAGTATTTAACGATGCAACACTGATTGAACTTTCTGAGATTCAACCCATATCACCCTCAGAAATGTTAGGCATAAATGGGATTGGACAACGTAAATTAGAACGTTTTGGACGACCCTTTATGCAATTGATTAAACAACACTTGGACGATGAATAA
- the rhtC gene encoding threonine export protein RhtC, with the protein MLSLFITVAIVQIVALASPGPDFFFISQTAASQSRRDAFKGVIGITLAVAIWSAVALLGLNLLLKQMAWLHQLILWAGGAYLIWMGIQMIRSARQPQLPRAEDTPIKTSRKKNIFLRGLLTNLSNPKAIVYFGSIFSLIVGDDVSSATRTAIFMLIVAETLIWFSLVATLFSLPWVKVRYQKLAKWIDGIAGTLFVAFGLHLIFSR; encoded by the coding sequence ATGCTATCCCTTTTTATTACTGTTGCTATCGTCCAAATCGTAGCCTTAGCCAGCCCAGGTCCTGATTTTTTCTTTATTTCACAGACGGCGGCGAGCCAATCCCGACGTGATGCATTTAAAGGCGTAATCGGCATCACGCTTGCGGTCGCTATTTGGTCGGCGGTTGCCCTGCTCGGCCTGAATCTGCTTCTTAAACAGATGGCTTGGTTACATCAACTCATTCTGTGGGCGGGGGGAGCTTACTTGATATGGATGGGGATTCAAATGATCAGGTCTGCACGTCAGCCACAATTGCCCCGCGCAGAAGACACCCCAATTAAAACCTCGCGTAAGAAAAATATCTTTTTACGTGGCTTATTAACGAATCTCTCTAATCCTAAAGCCATCGTCTATTTTGGAAGTATCTTTTCATTAATTGTTGGGGATGATGTGAGTAGTGCGACACGTACCGCAATCTTTATGCTAATCGTGGCAGAAACATTGATTTGGTTTAGTTTGGTCGCCACACTCTTCTCACTCCCTTGGGTGAAAGTTAGATACCAGAAGTTGGCGAAGTGGATTGATGGCATCGCTGGAACGCTATTCGTCGCCTTTGGCTTACATTTGATCTTTTCGCGGTAA
- a CDS encoding tetratricopeptide repeat protein translates to MKFLFPASVAALALTLSGCSTYHRFVDYFSSSSPTPTYAQQAELDQHIKGCEKQQGEECLAAGTMYELRGSDYYSQALRYYQLGTGLKQPAAYSALGHMFENGYSVPQDLTRARELYQQGAELGDATSYLYLSNLYRYGRGVDKNQLKARQYASLACKKGNVMACSARRQSQ, encoded by the coding sequence ATGAAATTTCTATTCCCTGCCAGTGTGGCAGCATTGGCGCTAACCCTTTCGGGCTGTAGCACTTACCACCGATTTGTTGATTATTTTTCCTCTTCTTCCCCAACCCCGACTTATGCTCAGCAAGCAGAACTCGACCAACATATTAAGGGCTGTGAAAAGCAACAGGGTGAAGAGTGCCTGGCTGCAGGGACAATGTATGAACTACGCGGTAGCGATTATTATTCGCAAGCTCTGCGCTATTATCAGTTAGGAACTGGGTTGAAGCAGCCTGCGGCCTATAGTGCATTGGGGCATATGTTTGAAAACGGTTATTCTGTCCCGCAAGATTTAACACGTGCTCGTGAACTCTATCAACAAGGGGCTGAACTGGGCGACGCAACCTCTTACCTCTATTTATCGAACCTTTATCGTTACGGACGAGGCGTTGATAAAAATCAGCTGAAAGCGAGACAGTACGCCAGCCTCGCTTGTAAGAAGGGAAATGTGATGGCGTGTAGTGCCCGCCGTCAGAGTCAATAA
- the corA gene encoding magnesium/cobalt transporter CorA, whose protein sequence is MLSAFKLEENRLSRMEPEESNVALSNAVWVDLIEPEEDERDLVQQTLGQGLATRPELEDIEASARFFEDEDGLHIHSFFFYEDADDHAGNATVAFTIRDGRLFTLRERELPAFRLYRMRARSQTLVDGNVFEVLLDLFETKIEQLADEIENIYSALEKLSRVIMEGQQGEEYDAALSRLAELEDIGWKVRLCLMDTQRALNFLIRKARLPANQLEQAREVLRDIDSLLPHNESLFQKVNFLMQAAMGFISIEQNRIIKIFSVVSVVFLPPTLVASSYGMNFEFMPELKWSFGYPGAILLMILAGLAPYLYFKRKNWL, encoded by the coding sequence ATGTTGAGTGCTTTCAAACTCGAAGAAAATCGCTTAAGCCGGATGGAACCTGAAGAGAGTAATGTCGCGCTCTCTAACGCCGTTTGGGTAGATTTAATTGAGCCAGAAGAAGATGAACGTGATCTGGTGCAACAAACATTAGGCCAAGGTTTGGCAACTCGGCCAGAACTGGAAGATATTGAAGCGTCAGCACGTTTTTTTGAGGATGAAGACGGCTTACATATCCACTCATTCTTCTTTTATGAAGATGCCGACGACCACGCTGGCAACGCTACGGTAGCATTTACTATCCGTGACGGACGTCTTTTCACGTTACGTGAGCGTGAACTTCCTGCTTTCCGTTTATATCGGATGCGTGCGCGCAGCCAAACGTTAGTCGATGGTAATGTCTTTGAAGTCCTATTAGATCTTTTCGAGACGAAAATCGAGCAGCTTGCTGACGAGATCGAAAATATTTATAGCGCCTTAGAAAAATTAAGTCGGGTAATCATGGAAGGGCAACAGGGGGAGGAGTACGACGCAGCACTCTCTCGGCTGGCAGAGTTAGAAGATATTGGATGGAAAGTTCGTCTATGTCTAATGGATACCCAACGCGCGTTAAACTTCTTGATTCGTAAAGCTCGCCTCCCAGCCAATCAATTGGAGCAAGCGCGAGAAGTACTACGAGATATTGACTCGTTACTGCCCCACAATGAGTCACTCTTCCAAAAAGTAAACTTCTTGATGCAAGCGGCGATGGGTTTTATCAGTATCGAGCAAAACCGTATTATCAAGATCTTCTCAGTGGTGTCAGTGGTCTTTTTACCACCGACCTTAGTCGCATCAAGTTACGGGATGAACTTTGAATTTATGCCGGAGCTAAAGTGGAGTTTTGGGTACCCAGGCGCTATTTTACTAATGATATTGGCAGGTTTAGCCCCCTATCTCTATTTTAAACGTAAAAACTGGTTATAA
- the yigL gene encoding sugar/pyridoxal phosphate phosphatase YigL: MYQIVASDLDGTLLSPEHSLTDFAAETLQRVTEKGVSFVFATGRHHVDVGQIREKLGIEAYMITSNGARVHDTEGNLVFAHNLERSIAEELITLSYNDPEILTQIYRDDEWFIARESRDEASFFMESDFRYQLYNPADFSVEGVSKVFFTCNDHQRLVQLEEALVSRFGDRVNVSFSLPICLEVMAGGVSKGHALDSVSRRLGYSLEDCIAFGDGMNDKEMLSMAGKGCIMENGQQRLKDLLPELAVIGPNGQDAVPHYLRKLFAVAE; this comes from the coding sequence ATGTACCAAATTGTTGCTTCGGATCTCGATGGGACGCTGCTCTCACCAGAGCACTCCTTGACTGACTTTGCTGCGGAAACATTACAACGTGTCACCGAAAAAGGCGTTTCTTTTGTCTTTGCAACCGGTCGCCACCATGTGGACGTGGGACAGATCCGGGAGAAACTCGGGATAGAGGCTTATATGATCACGTCGAATGGTGCGCGAGTGCATGATACTGAAGGGAACTTAGTGTTTGCACACAATCTTGAACGCTCGATAGCGGAAGAGTTGATCACACTTAGCTATAACGATCCTGAAATACTCACCCAGATCTATCGAGACGATGAGTGGTTTATTGCTCGGGAAAGCCGTGATGAGGCTTCATTTTTTATGGAATCAGATTTCCGTTATCAGCTTTACAACCCAGCCGATTTCTCGGTTGAGGGCGTAAGCAAAGTATTCTTCACCTGTAACGATCACCAGCGTCTGGTCCAGCTTGAAGAGGCACTTGTCTCCCGCTTTGGCGATCGGGTTAACGTCAGTTTCTCATTACCAATATGCTTAGAAGTGATGGCGGGTGGGGTGTCTAAAGGTCATGCGCTTGATAGCGTTTCTCGCCGCTTAGGATATAGCTTGGAAGACTGTATCGCTTTTGGTGACGGGATGAATGATAAAGAGATGCTGAGTATGGCAGGCAAAGGCTGCATTATGGAAAATGGCCAACAACGATTGAAAGACCTTTTACCGGAACTCGCTGTTATCGGCCCTAATGGACAAGATGCGGTGCCACATTATCTCCGTAAGCTGTTTGCCGTAGCGGAGTGA
- the glpQ gene encoding glycerophosphodiester phosphodiesterase, translated as MKYILTGLALFSCTIFAQANADKLVIAHRGASGYLPEHTLPAKAMAYAQGADYLEQDVVMTRDDQLVVLHDHFLDRVTDVAKQFPNRHRADGRYYAIDFTLAEIRQLHFTEGFHLEGKKQVQNYPGRFPMSSSTFHVHTLAEELEFIQGLNHSTGKNIGIYTEIKSPWFHRKEGKDISKAVLMTLKQYGYTKRSDKVWLQCFDYDELQRIKQTLEPELGMDLKRVQLIAYTKDNETQTLQDGQWRNYHYDWMMTPAGIEKLSKTVDGIGPDYHMLIDSTSTPGHIRLTPMVAAAHRYKLPIHPYTVRADQLPNYVSNVDELYQILYQQADVAGLFTDFPDKAVSWLATHPLSN; from the coding sequence ATGAAATATATATTGACGGGGCTTGCCTTATTCTCCTGCACTATTTTCGCCCAAGCTAACGCGGATAAGCTCGTTATTGCCCATCGCGGGGCCAGTGGCTATCTGCCCGAGCACACTTTACCTGCTAAAGCGATGGCTTACGCACAAGGTGCTGATTATCTCGAACAAGATGTTGTCATGACGCGCGATGATCAACTTGTCGTCCTTCACGACCACTTCTTAGATCGGGTTACCGACGTCGCTAAGCAGTTCCCTAACCGCCATCGTGCAGATGGCCGTTATTATGCGATTGACTTCACTCTAGCGGAAATCAGGCAACTTCACTTCACTGAGGGCTTTCATCTCGAAGGTAAAAAGCAGGTCCAGAATTACCCTGGTCGTTTCCCGATGAGTAGTTCAACCTTCCACGTTCATACCCTTGCGGAAGAACTAGAATTTATTCAGGGGCTTAACCACTCAACAGGAAAAAATATTGGTATTTATACCGAGATAAAATCGCCGTGGTTCCATCGTAAAGAAGGTAAAGATATCAGCAAAGCCGTACTGATGACCTTGAAACAGTATGGCTACACTAAGCGATCTGACAAAGTGTGGTTGCAGTGTTTTGATTACGATGAGCTTCAGCGAATAAAACAGACCCTAGAGCCAGAACTCGGGATGGACTTAAAGCGGGTGCAGTTAATTGCTTATACCAAGGATAATGAGACACAGACACTGCAAGATGGGCAATGGCGTAATTATCATTACGATTGGATGATGACCCCTGCGGGTATCGAGAAATTATCGAAGACAGTAGACGGTATTGGTCCTGATTATCATATGCTCATCGATTCAACATCCACCCCAGGTCATATCCGTTTAACCCCGATGGTCGCTGCGGCCCATCGTTACAAGCTACCTATCCATCCCTATACGGTCCGCGCGGATCAACTGCCTAATTATGTCAGTAATGTTGACGAGTTATACCAGATACTTTACCAACAAGCCGATGTTGCAGGACTGTTTACCGATTTTCCGGATAAGGCTGTCTCCTGGCTAGCCACGCATCCCCTCTCTAACTAA
- the pldB gene encoding lysophospholipase L2, protein MKKHQSQWTHREKSFSAFVTGPLLSFWRQRQERQFVGKDGIVVRYMCMTAGSHKKAIFIVPGRSESYSKYPEVVWDLFNCGYDIFVIDHRGQGLSDRLLDDPQLGHVAQFSDYVDDLERLCELELSGGRYQQSFVLAHSMGGAIATLLSQRHPSLFTATALVAPMFGIILPMPEWVVERILNWTASRPHLREGFAFGTGRWHATPFGINNLTHSRVRYQRSLRCYADQPELQLGGPTTHWVREAILTGRYIESIASELHHPILLLQASEDQVVDNHAQDRFSLARNLAGFPCYGDHPQVMEGARHEILFEKDEIRADALQKITEYFSTFSR, encoded by the coding sequence ATGAAAAAACACCAGTCACAATGGACGCATCGAGAAAAATCGTTTTCTGCGTTTGTCACCGGTCCTTTGCTATCGTTTTGGCGGCAGCGGCAAGAGCGTCAATTCGTCGGTAAAGATGGCATCGTAGTACGTTATATGTGCATGACTGCGGGCTCGCACAAGAAAGCCATTTTTATTGTGCCAGGTCGCTCAGAAAGCTATAGCAAATACCCTGAGGTGGTATGGGACCTGTTTAATTGTGGTTACGATATTTTTGTTATCGATCATCGAGGCCAAGGTCTATCAGATCGGCTACTGGATGACCCACAGTTAGGACACGTGGCGCAGTTTTCTGATTATGTCGATGATTTAGAACGGTTATGTGAATTAGAATTATCAGGTGGTCGTTATCAGCAGTCCTTTGTTCTCGCCCATTCAATGGGGGGGGCTATCGCAACCCTTTTATCTCAGCGCCACCCTTCGCTATTCACGGCAACTGCGCTAGTGGCGCCGATGTTCGGCATTATTCTTCCGATGCCAGAATGGGTGGTAGAGCGTATTCTGAATTGGACGGCCTCACGCCCGCATTTACGAGAAGGTTTTGCGTTTGGGACAGGCCGCTGGCATGCCACGCCCTTTGGGATCAATAATCTGACCCATAGTCGGGTTCGTTATCAACGTAGCTTACGCTGTTACGCTGACCAGCCTGAATTACAACTTGGTGGGCCAACTACACACTGGGTACGTGAGGCGATTCTGACCGGTCGATATATCGAGAGCATCGCTTCAGAATTACACCACCCAATCTTGCTACTGCAAGCCAGTGAGGATCAGGTAGTCGATAACCACGCCCAAGATCGTTTCTCGTTGGCGAGAAATTTAGCGGGCTTTCCTTGTTATGGCGATCATCCACAGGTGATGGAAGGTGCTCGCCATGAAATTCTGTTTGAAAAAGATGAAATCCGTGCAGATGCCTTGCAGAAGATCACGGAATATTTTTCAACCTTTAGTCGTTAA